A stretch of the Filimonas lacunae genome encodes the following:
- a CDS encoding metallophosphoesterase family protein, whose protein sequence is MKYGVKGWSWLIVTCFSLFTGVQAQTGKKDAMVQIAYVSDLHYGIARKTFEGKEDVPSYQVNAVMLKKMNTLPSLVLPKDGGVGAKQQVGAIDYLVVTGDIANRQEYPIQSATASWQQFQHDYLTGLTTYNRQQEKTVVLLTPGNHDASNAVGHYKNLQPATDATSMVNIYNLMMHPAQPKTLADFNYNTDKVNYSRNIAGVHCMFLCLWADSVTRVWMEQDLKSVSPSTPVLLFVHVPPQGEPKHFTNPHIPHTINAKDKFENLMPEYLQDTTLLDGKPQDLIEERAFAAFIKRHPNIKAYFHGHENANEFYTYKGPDNDVSLPVFRVDSPMKGRVSAKEEKKLSFQLISIDPHKKKLTVRECLWNKKASKNSPIVWGESITIDL, encoded by the coding sequence ATGAAATATGGCGTAAAAGGTTGGAGTTGGCTGATAGTTACTTGTTTTTCCCTGTTTACTGGTGTACAGGCGCAAACGGGTAAAAAGGATGCCATGGTGCAGATAGCTTATGTGTCGGATCTGCACTATGGCATTGCCCGGAAAACATTCGAAGGAAAAGAGGATGTTCCCAGCTACCAGGTAAATGCGGTGATGCTGAAGAAAATGAATACGCTGCCATCACTGGTGTTGCCTAAAGATGGAGGCGTAGGGGCGAAGCAACAGGTAGGGGCTATTGACTATCTGGTGGTAACGGGAGATATAGCCAACAGGCAGGAGTATCCCATACAAAGTGCCACTGCCTCGTGGCAGCAGTTTCAGCATGATTATCTTACCGGGCTTACTACTTATAACCGTCAACAAGAGAAAACAGTGGTGCTGTTAACTCCGGGCAACCATGATGCTTCCAATGCGGTAGGGCATTATAAAAACTTACAACCTGCTACCGATGCCACCTCTATGGTGAACATCTATAACCTGATGATGCATCCTGCGCAGCCTAAAACGCTTGCTGATTTTAATTACAACACCGATAAAGTCAATTACTCGCGAAACATTGCGGGTGTGCATTGTATGTTCCTTTGTTTATGGGCTGATTCTGTAACACGGGTTTGGATGGAACAGGATTTGAAAAGCGTGAGCCCATCAACCCCGGTGTTGCTGTTTGTACATGTGCCGCCACAGGGAGAACCCAAACACTTTACTAACCCGCATATCCCGCATACTATCAACGCAAAAGACAAGTTTGAAAACCTGATGCCGGAATACCTGCAGGATACTACACTACTAGATGGAAAGCCCCAGGATCTGATAGAGGAGCGGGCGTTTGCTGCATTTATCAAAAGGCACCCGAATATCAAAGCCTACTTTCATGGTCATGAAAATGCCAACGAATTTTATACCTACAAAGGCCCGGATAATGATGTATCACTTCCGGTATTCCGTGTAGATTCTCCGATGAAAGGCAGGGTGTCGGCAAAGGAAGAAAAGAAATTATCCTTCCAGTTGATCTCTATTGATCCCCATAAGAAAAAGCTGACGGTGCGGGAATGTCTCTGGAATAAAAAAGCTTCTAAGAATTCTCCTATAGTCTGGGGGGAATCTATTACTATCGATTTGTAG
- a CDS encoding PAS domain-containing protein, whose translation MINLTSAMEESVRPTPINKEVVWDKSKILMSKTDPYGVIEYANDAFIEVSGYEEHELVGKPHNIVRHPDMPRVIFKVLWDYLKKGKNIHAIVKNMSSSGRFYWVITDFDVKTNEKGIITNYYGRRRAAPMEIVQRHIEPLYEKLLQIETATGIAASEKYLVGYLEDIGKSYNEFIEDIITDGQPRTDKQPIEKKGFFTKFFGR comes from the coding sequence ATGATCAATCTAACCAGTGCCATGGAGGAGTCGGTAAGACCCACTCCTATTAACAAAGAAGTAGTATGGGATAAGTCGAAGATTTTGATGAGCAAAACAGATCCCTACGGCGTTATTGAATATGCCAACGATGCTTTCATTGAAGTATCAGGTTATGAAGAACATGAATTGGTGGGCAAACCCCATAATATTGTTCGTCACCCCGATATGCCCCGCGTTATTTTTAAAGTGCTGTGGGATTACCTGAAAAAAGGAAAGAACATTCATGCCATTGTAAAAAACATGAGTAGTAGCGGACGCTTCTACTGGGTGATTACCGATTTTGATGTGAAGACAAACGAAAAGGGAATCATCACTAATTATTATGGCCGCCGTCGTGCTGCACCTATGGAAATTGTTCAAAGACACATTGAACCTTTGTATGAAAAGTTATTGCAGATAGAAACCGCTACCGGCATAGCAGCCAGCGAAAAATACCTGGTAGGCTACCTGGAAGATATTGGCAAGAGCTACAATGAGTTTATTGAGGATATTATTACGGACGGACAACCACGTACAGACAAACAGCCTATTGAGAAGAAAGGCTTTTTCACGAAATTCTTTGGACGTTAA
- a CDS encoding outer membrane beta-barrel protein, with protein sequence MLILCCLVANRNYAQTDTVKRALPDSQQVMTGKNLLPGVVVTGRKNALTLLPDKKVFEVGKDILSQNGSASDVLNGLPSVSVSPQGQVLLRGNPGVTVLINGRRSGLTQGNMLEQLQAAQIERIEVITSPSARYDAAGATGIINIILKKNHKAGFNGQVQITAGFPNDTRFNPSLNYQSDRFNFFSTLGIRKSDYRGLYASEQVTPAYTLAMDQKENRHDDGKMLYTGMDYRLTDKQTMTLAYLWNGTHDHDKTWLDYHYYHEVTDSIRQREGESWEHRNYNQLEYNYTRLFNQSGRKWTVDVQYDWWNSRKNWQLFTGKIYPERVAYPAMRTNNDNASHDLLLQTDWVQPLGTSSRLEAGIKTEARNVRYDFLAEQQQDSGYKVYDGMNSGIRYREHIQGAYLQGNHKRGKWNYLAGIRLEYTAIGLRGAGEVYEEHKNYLRVFPSLHIDYSVNEITTLQVHYSSRISRPALAQLSPFAELTDITSRYTGNPQLNPSYTSLCELGLLRRSGKFTVNPTLFYQHTMSPFAEYTWRNAHGVFITMPVNISGESRVGLELTMQYSAVSALQLSMDGNLFYFRQSGQYDGFDFAYNGFNCSGRISAQVKLPYGIGMQVRCNARGTDPAAQSVTRSLYWVDMGLNKKLWSDRLSLVADATNILDTRRYYTRMEKKDYLLNTMSRFNGARLRVSVVYKLTKEAAVRQAKTGNRS encoded by the coding sequence GGTAGTGCCAGTGATGTATTAAACGGACTGCCTTCGGTAAGTGTAAGTCCGCAGGGGCAGGTGCTGTTGCGCGGAAACCCTGGGGTAACGGTACTGATTAACGGCCGCCGGTCAGGTTTAACCCAGGGCAACATGCTGGAACAGTTACAGGCGGCACAGATAGAAAGGATTGAAGTGATTACCAGCCCCTCTGCCCGTTACGATGCTGCTGGTGCTACAGGTATCATCAATATCATTCTGAAAAAGAACCATAAAGCAGGTTTTAACGGACAGGTGCAGATAACCGCAGGTTTCCCGAACGATACCCGTTTCAATCCCAGCCTTAACTATCAATCAGACCGTTTCAACTTCTTTTCTACACTGGGCATCCGCAAATCTGATTACCGGGGATTGTATGCTTCTGAACAGGTTACACCTGCCTATACTTTAGCGATGGATCAAAAAGAGAACAGGCACGACGATGGTAAAATGTTGTATACCGGGATGGATTACCGGCTAACGGATAAGCAAACGATGACGCTGGCTTATTTATGGAATGGTACACATGACCACGATAAAACCTGGCTGGATTACCATTATTACCACGAGGTGACAGATAGTATACGGCAACGCGAAGGGGAATCATGGGAACATCGTAATTACAATCAGCTGGAATATAATTATACACGGTTGTTTAACCAGTCCGGACGAAAATGGACGGTGGATGTGCAGTATGACTGGTGGAACAGCCGTAAAAACTGGCAGCTGTTCACAGGTAAAATTTACCCGGAGCGTGTGGCTTACCCGGCTATGCGTACGAATAATGATAATGCCAGCCATGATTTACTGTTACAAACAGATTGGGTGCAGCCACTGGGTACCAGCAGCCGTCTGGAAGCAGGTATTAAAACAGAAGCCCGGAATGTACGCTACGATTTCCTGGCCGAGCAACAGCAGGATAGCGGCTACAAAGTGTATGATGGTATGAATAGTGGTATACGCTACCGGGAGCACATACAGGGAGCTTACCTGCAGGGTAACCATAAGCGTGGTAAATGGAATTACCTGGCAGGTATACGCCTGGAATATACGGCTATTGGCCTCAGAGGGGCTGGTGAAGTATATGAAGAACATAAAAATTACCTGCGTGTTTTTCCTTCTCTGCATATTGACTATAGTGTGAATGAGATAACAACTCTTCAGGTGCATTATAGCAGCCGTATCAGCAGACCTGCTTTGGCACAGTTATCACCCTTTGCAGAGCTTACAGATATAACTTCACGCTACACAGGCAACCCGCAACTGAATCCTTCTTATACTTCCTTATGCGAACTGGGATTGCTGAGACGTAGCGGGAAATTTACCGTTAATCCCACCTTGTTTTATCAGCATACTATGTCGCCGTTTGCTGAATATACCTGGCGTAATGCTCATGGTGTTTTTATTACTATGCCGGTGAATATTTCCGGGGAAAGTCGTGTGGGACTGGAATTAACCATGCAATACAGCGCTGTATCTGCATTACAGCTAAGTATGGATGGCAATTTGTTTTATTTCCGGCAATCGGGCCAGTACGATGGATTTGATTTTGCCTACAATGGCTTTAATTGCAGTGGACGTATAAGCGCGCAGGTAAAGTTGCCTTACGGTATAGGAATGCAGGTGCGCTGTAATGCCAGGGGTACAGACCCTGCCGCGCAAAGTGTAACCCGCTCCTTGTATTGGGTAGATATGGGTTTGAATAAAAAACTATGGAGCGACCGGCTTTCCCTGGTGGCAGATGCAACCAATATCTTGGATACCCGGCGTTACTATACGCGTATGGAGAAAAAGGATTATCTGCTGAATACCATGAGCCGTTTTAACGGGGCGCGATTGCGTGTAAGTGTGGTGTATAAATTGACCAAAGAAGCGGCCGTACGCCAGGCTAAAACGGGTAATCGTAGTTGA